The DNA sequence TCATTGAAACTGTTTTTGTAACTATGCTGAACTCTTACTTGGTTTTTTGTGGTGGTGGAGTTTTGATCATCTTGGTCTTGTTTTAGGGTGTAGATTAAATATTGGTTTTAGTGAGATAATTTCTCAGTTTCAAATGATCTGTGTAATATATGATGCAGCCATCTCTCTATATATCTATCTGGGCATTCAAGATTGATAACTGATTgaagataaagaaaatgattttgttgGCAGATGAATATTTGGAAGGAGAAGAGTGCAGCTTGGCCTGTGGCTAATCCAGTTGTCACTTGTGCCTCCCTTTCTCATTCTGGTTTCCCCAGTAATTTTGTTGCTGACCCTTTTCTCTTTCAACATGTaactccctctccctctctttatttgcatctttttattgttaattggATTATACTATTGGAATCTGATGATAAAGTTTACAACTTTATCAGATTATAGCAAGTGGGGTTGAGTTGTAAATTGGATCTGGGATAAGTGTAAAGAACTGTCCCTCTTTTAgtttaagaaaacaaatatggCAAACAAAGTAGATTTGAATCCTCAGTGGCTAACTGGGAATGAAATAAATTCGATTTTCTGTTCGAGAATGGAATATATTCTTTCCCTTTTTGTATTTGAGCCTTCTGTGGAGATTTGGAATTAGATGGATTggatttatcaaaatttgatcaagGCTTACTTGAGAAGTAATctgataatatattattgtaaGGCTTTGTTTGATAGCATGGTTTAGGTAAAGATTAGATAAGTTATCTTAGCCTAAGATAAAAAAACTGAGATAAGAATTAAGTTAGTTTGTGGAGAGGAGGAAAAGAATCAAAGATACACTTTCTTcttaagaaaattttattagtcTTTGATAAGTTACAAAAGATTCATTCTTTTCTCATGTTTGTGTATGtctgtgtgtgtttgatgttTATGACAGTGAAATTGAGTTATGATTTATCTACTTGTCTTGATTCGGTTGAGGCAGCATTCACTTTCGATTTCCAGTTCATCTAATGTTTGATCACATGATCCAGGGCGATGTTCTTTACCTGTTCTTCGAAACAAAGAATTCGATAACAATGCAGGGAGACATCGGTGTTGCACGAAGTGTAGATAAGGGAGCGACGTGGGAGCAGTTAGGGATCGCCCTCGATGAGGATTGGCATCTCTCATATCCGTATGTCTTTGAGTACAATGGGAATGTAAGAGCATGAGTCATTAagcacatttcattttcacctTTCTTGAACAAATCACTCACTGTGTTGTTTTGTGCAGATATATATGATGCCCGAGGGCAGTGCGAAAGGGGATCTCCGGCTCTATCGCGCAACCAACTTCCCTCTGAAGTGGACCTTGGAGAGGGTCGTCATGAAAAAGCCGCTTGTGGATTCGTTTATGATTCTTCATGAGGGGAAGTACTGGCTTTTTGGTTCCGATCACAGTGGCATTGGCGTGAGGAAAAACGGGCAGCTGGAGATCTGGTATAGCATCTCGCCTCTCGGTCCGTGGAGACCTCACAAGAAAAACCCGATATACAACACGGACAAGAGCGTGGGGGCTCGGAATGGGGGGAGGCCTTTCGTGTATAATGGAAACCTCTACCGCGTAGGTCAAGACTGTGGTGAGACGTACGGGCATCGGATACGTGTATTCAATGTGACCGTTCTCACAACTCTGGAGTTCAAAGAAGTCGAGGTGCCCTTGGGTGTCAATGAGCCGGTTAAGGGACGAAATTCGTGGAATGGCGGCCGCAACCATCACCTTGACGTGCAGCAGCTCAGCTCAGGTAAGTGGATTGCAGTTAAAGACGGAGACAGAGTTCCCTCAGGGGACTCTGTTCGTCGCTTTGTTCTCGGTTTTGGTTCGGTTATGGCGGTCGCTTTGCTGACCGTGCTCGTTGGAATGCTTCTCGGAGCTGTGAAGTGTGCCGTGCCATTGAGTTGGTGCCCCCACGATGTCGGGAAGAGGAGCGACGCTTTCTTGGCTTTGGAGAGATCGAGTTTTTTCTCCTCCAAGCTACGGCTCTTCTGCAGCCGCCTGAACAGAGGATGCTCTGCTCTTCGAACTAGGATAGGGCCGAACACGTGGACCGGAACTCTCGTCGTGGTTTCAACCGTCTTGTTTGCTGCGGTACTAGTGTGCACCGGAGTTCGGTGTATGTACGGAGGGAGCGGCGCGCAGGAGCCGTACGCGGTGGAAGGGCACTACTCTCAGTTCACGCTACTCACGATGACCTACGACGCTCGGCTATGGAATCTAAAGATGTACGTCAAGCACTACTCGAGGTGCGCCTCGGTGAGAGAGATCGTCGTGGTGTGGAACAAAGGAACCCCGCCTCAACCGGGCGACTTCGACTCGGCCGTACCGGTTCGTGTGAGGGTCGAGAATCGGAACTCGCTCAACAACCGGTTCAAGCCGGATCCCCTCATCAAGACCCGAGCGGTCCTCGAGCTCGACGACGACATCATGATGACGTGCGACGACGTCGAGCGCGGGTTCAAAATCTGGCGAAAGAATCCCGCCCGTATCGTCGGGTTCTACCCGCGTCTCGTCGGGTCGAGGTACCGAGGCGAGAAGCACGCGCGTAAGCACGGCGGGTACAACATGATCCTCACGGGGGCCGCATTCCTCGACGGCCAGGCCGCGTTCAGGTGGTATTGGAGCGAGGAGGCCGAGGCCGGGAGAGCCTTGGTCGACGAGCTATTTAACTGCGAGGACGTGCTGATGAACTACTTGTACGCGAACGCAAGCAAGGGCGGCGTCACGGTGGAGTACGTTAGACCCGCGTGGGCGATCGACACGTCGAAATTCTCCGGCGTGGCGATTAGTAGGAACACTCAAGCACATTATGGAGTTAGGAGCAAGTGTTTGAAGGAGTTTTCTGGTATTTATGGGAGTTTAAGTCACAGAAAGTCTAATTTTAGAAGAAGGAAAGATGGGTGGGATGTATAGTATAGCTGGGGATTAGTTTGTTGTTAATTTTGTCTgacttttttagtttatttttctctcttttttcttttttctttttacaatGTATTTCCTGATAATTGTTTATAGTACATCttgtttgtatatatattggtttggATGAGTTTTGATTGAtataatttgatgaaataGGAATGGATGAAGAATGTAGAAGAGTGACATGGGCAGTCGTATTTGtcatttgaataatattttggCTTATAGTTTGATTGAAAAGGAGTGTCTATGGCCATCCCTATattatttacatgttttaatttattggatGTGTCCAATTGCTATCTTTTAATATGGACCATTTCTTAGCACAATTATTTAGAGTAAAATTGTTTTTCCCATTTGACATATGTGGGTCCCCATTCTTGATGAGGATAAATTAGCAATCTAGCATAGATGAGTTAATCTTTTTAATCTACAAACATGATTTTTAGGCACTTTTAGTTGTTAGGCCTATATGTTTAATTGTCTTGTTGTTTCTTAATTCTTTCAACCTTGTCTTGTGGTTATGACTGAAACTCAAGGTTTCAGGTTCGAATTTGTGgtgacatgatttttaatattttttgtttatttatttgtaaaagtAAAGAGTTTAAAACTTTGAAAACTGGCAAAATTGAAATAGATGGCCTCGGACACTAATTATACTctctttttcattaaaaactTGCAACAATTGATTGTTAAACTTTCACAAAATAGTTTTGaaacattattaatatataatgtaaTAGAAACGTGATCAAacgaaaactctaaatattgtacaaactaaAAACTATGATCTGTACCATTGAAAAacgtcaacagatcacaaaaaaacataaacatgaaaatgtcaacagaatttcaacggtagttaatgattgatgttgtgttgatattgtgttgatattaaaatcttaaaattttacactaatattgtattgaaataatgttaaactgtgttgaggagttttgagtttatacaatatataagtttgcattttatcactatcctagtgtaataatattatattatattatactcggagtattatatttgttgTGGTTGTAAGAAGTGGTTGTATTTTGAGTCTTACTATAATACACTTTATTCTTGTTGCATTTACTATCCAATGAATTTTACTTTACTGTATAACTTATTGAAGTCATTAAATTCACTCAATAATATCGTTTAGAATAGTATTTAAAAAAGGTTTATATGATGATGggacaaaaaattttaaaattgggtGTTCAACACGAAGTTGGAAAGAAATCTAAGAGCTTAATGACAAAACTAattttagcataaaaaataggCCGAATGatatctttttaaaattaatttcctttattattaattgatgTACTACTCCATAAGTCCATATATGCATTTGATTGAATCTCAACACTTAAGAGTTTTTTAATCTTTAGAAATTGGTATGTAAACTGATAATCctgtaaataataaaaattaaactaaatcaTCGACACATTTTCCATTATCATCGATTAAAGgatgatttttctttcaatgCTTTATAAAGgaagattttgttttcttctaatttacattaaaattgatatttgacattaaaaacacGTGGTTAATTTAATTCTGCAATGAAACTCAAAACTAAT is a window from the Salvia hispanica cultivar TCC Black 2014 chromosome 1, UniMelb_Shisp_WGS_1.0, whole genome shotgun sequence genome containing:
- the LOC125200851 gene encoding glucosamine inositolphosphorylceramide transferase 1 isoform X2, whose product is MGSSQIGGGGSKNGSRESCSGGASSTFAFFLFSFVVLGSIGGLYARFMVAANVRGAAHGCEEDNEGSWAIGVYYGDSPFSLKPIEEMNIWKEKSAAWPVANPVVTCASLSHSGFPSNFVADPFLFQHGDVLYLFFETKNSITMQGDIGVARSVDKGATWEQLGIALDEDWHLSYPYVFEYNGNIYMMPEGSAKGDLRLYRATNFPLKWTLERVVMKKPLVDSFMILHEGKYWLFGSDHSGIGVRKNGQLEIWYSISPLGPWRPHKKNPIYNTDKSVGARNGGRPFVYNGNLYRVGQDCGETYGHRIRVFNVTVLTTLEFKEVEVPLGVNEPVKGRNSWNGGRNHHLDVQQLSSAVKCAVPLSWCPHDVGKRSDAFLALERSSFFSSKLRLFCSRLNRGCSALRTRIGPNTWTGTLVVVSTVLFAAVLVCTGVRCMYGGSGAQEPYAVEGHYSQFTLLTMTYDARLWNLKMYVKHYSRCASVREIVVVWNKGTPPQPGDFDSAVPVRVRVENRNSLNNRFKPDPLIKTRAVLELDDDIMMTCDDVERGFKIWRKNPARIVGFYPRLVGSRYRGEKHARKHGGYNMILTGAAFLDGQAAFRWYWSEEAEAGRALVDELFNCEDVLMNYLYANASKGGVTVEYVRPAWAIDTSKFSGVAISRNTQAHYGVRSKCLKEFSGIYGSLSHRKSNFRRRKDGWDV
- the LOC125200851 gene encoding glucosamine inositolphosphorylceramide transferase 1 isoform X1; translated protein: MGSSQIGGGGSKNGSRESCSGGASSTFAFFLFSFVVLGSIGGLYARFMVAANVRGAAHGCEEDNEGSWAIGVYYGDSPFSLKPIEEMNIWKEKSAAWPVANPVVTCASLSHSGFPSNFVADPFLFQHGDVLYLFFETKNSITMQGDIGVARSVDKGATWEQLGIALDEDWHLSYPYVFEYNGNIYMMPEGSAKGDLRLYRATNFPLKWTLERVVMKKPLVDSFMILHEGKYWLFGSDHSGIGVRKNGQLEIWYSISPLGPWRPHKKNPIYNTDKSVGARNGGRPFVYNGNLYRVGQDCGETYGHRIRVFNVTVLTTLEFKEVEVPLGVNEPVKGRNSWNGGRNHHLDVQQLSSGKWIAVKDGDRVPSGDSVRRFVLGFGSVMAVALLTVLVGMLLGAVKCAVPLSWCPHDVGKRSDAFLALERSSFFSSKLRLFCSRLNRGCSALRTRIGPNTWTGTLVVVSTVLFAAVLVCTGVRCMYGGSGAQEPYAVEGHYSQFTLLTMTYDARLWNLKMYVKHYSRCASVREIVVVWNKGTPPQPGDFDSAVPVRVRVENRNSLNNRFKPDPLIKTRAVLELDDDIMMTCDDVERGFKIWRKNPARIVGFYPRLVGSRYRGEKHARKHGGYNMILTGAAFLDGQAAFRWYWSEEAEAGRALVDELFNCEDVLMNYLYANASKGGVTVEYVRPAWAIDTSKFSGVAISRNTQAHYGVRSKCLKEFSGIYGSLSHRKSNFRRRKDGWDV